The Salvelinus namaycush isolate Seneca chromosome 28, SaNama_1.0, whole genome shotgun sequence genome contains a region encoding:
- the LOC120023270 gene encoding putative uncharacterized protein DDB_G0271982, which yields ERERELQRERARELQRERELELQRERERASELQRERERASELQRE from the exons gagagagagagagagctacagagagagagagcgagagagctacagagagagagagagcta gagctacagagagagagagagagagcgagcgagctacagagagagagagagagagcgagcgagctacagagagag
- the wdr89 gene encoding WD repeat-containing protein 89: MESLGEKFKALSITRRVQPDEPTYLLDLSHQTVSGPGLVAVCCSNLSIRLHSEDSLSLLREYQGHSGAICGVCFAHTSPDLLFSGSADGTVRTWDVRCPGSEAEQVFKSDSSHHFCSFDVSCSDVVLCAGTEQVDENDSFLVFWDARMAKEKEGVLGVYTESHSDDITQVRFHPRNADHLASGSTDGLVNVFDLSLGAEEEALLATCNCGSSASSVCWAGKDFNQLLCLSHDEGLHLWDLGQLDTDKPLTLFSAADARSLTPLSDEVALDYFVGGTWLEEAGCLLVLGGTNNGDIHLLECSEEGLCLLRSLQGGHSSTVRCFLWDPAGEALLTGGEDAQLLLWKPGAEEFTSGKRDTLKSASALKLKSRPHKKHGSKRDKKLEV; this comes from the coding sequence ATGGAGAGTCTGGGGGAGAAGTTCAAAGCTCTGTCCATCACTCGGCGTGTCCAGCCAGATGAGCCCACCTACCTGCTGGACCTGTCCCACCAGACTGTCTCAGGCCCAGGGTTGGTGGCCGTATGCTGCTCCAACCTCTCCATCCGTTTGCACAGTGAGGACAGCCTCAGCCTGCTCAGGGAGTACCAGGGACATAGTGGTGCAATCTGTGGGGTGTGCTTTGCCCACACCTCCCCTGACCTGCTCTTCTCAGGCTCTGCTGATGGGACAGTGAGGACGTGGGATGTCCGCTGCCCTGGTTCAGAGGCAGAACAGGTGTTCAAGAGTGACTCCTCCCATCACTTCTGCAGCTTTGATGTGAGCTGCAGCGATGTGGTCCTATGTGCAGGCACTGAGCAGGTCGATGAAAATGATAGCTTCTTGGTTTTCTGGGATGCCCGAATGGCAAAGGAGAAGGAAGGGGTTCTGGGTGTGTACACTGAGTCCCACAGTGATGACATCACGCAGGTGCGTTTCCACCCCCGGAATGCCGACCACTTGGCGTCTGGCTCCACTGATGGCCTGGTGAATGTATTTGACCTGAGCCTTGGTGCAGAGGAGGAGGCCCTGCTGGCTACCTGTAACTGTGGCTCCTCTGCTAGCTCAGTGTGCTGGGCAGGGAAGGACTTCAACCAGCTGCTGTGCCTCAGCCACGATGAGGGCCTCCATCTGTGGGACCTGGGTCAGCTGGACACAGACAAGCCCCTCACACTCTTCAGTGCCGCTGACGCCCGCAGCCTGACCCCTCTCTCTGATGAAGTGGCCCTGGATTACTTTGTTGGCGGGACTTGGCTGGAGGAGGCAGGGTGCTTACTAGTGCTAGGTGGGACAAACAATGGAGACATCCACCTTCTGGAGTGTAGTGAGGAAGGTCTGTGTCTGCTGAGGTCCCTCCAAGGGGGCCACTCTTCCACAGTGCGCTGCTTCCTCTGGGATCCCGCAGGGGAGGCCCTGCTCACGGGAGGGGAGGATGCACAGCTGCTCTTGTGGAAGCCAGGGGCGGAGGAATTCACCTCAGGGAAGAGGGACACCCTGAAGAGTGCCTCTGCATTAAAACTCAAATCTAGACCACACAAGAAGCATGGCTCCAAGAGGGACAAGAAGCTAGAAGTGTGA